A stretch of Corallococcus soli DNA encodes these proteins:
- a CDS encoding pilus assembly protein PilB translates to MGKLRLGEWLVRWGQVSSKQVDAALEYQKGWGCPLGEALVALDLLDAETVQRGLSRLLGVPFVRGEEVRKVSPAVVRMVPPAVLRRLGVFPLRLSFRGARGELHVATHRPQDLALMDAVAFATGLKVHPVLAVRQDIEDALEQHGVMGGGSAAGPSRGLSLAWQDDGDSFQILRGIEG, encoded by the coding sequence ATGGGGAAGCTGCGGCTGGGTGAATGGCTGGTGCGTTGGGGCCAGGTGTCGTCCAAGCAGGTGGACGCCGCCCTGGAGTACCAGAAGGGCTGGGGCTGCCCGCTGGGGGAGGCGCTGGTGGCGCTGGACCTCCTGGACGCGGAGACGGTGCAGCGCGGCCTGTCGCGGCTTTTGGGCGTCCCCTTCGTGCGGGGCGAGGAGGTGCGCAAGGTGTCCCCGGCGGTGGTGCGGATGGTGCCGCCCGCGGTGCTGCGCCGGCTGGGGGTGTTTCCGCTGCGCCTGTCCTTTCGGGGCGCGCGGGGCGAACTGCACGTGGCCACGCACCGGCCGCAGGACCTGGCGCTGATGGACGCGGTGGCGTTCGCCACGGGCCTGAAGGTGCACCCGGTGCTCGCGGTGCGACAGGACATCGAGGACGCGCTGGAGCAGCACGGCGTGATGGGCGGCGGGAGCGCGGCGGGCCCTTCACGGGGCCTGAGCCTGGCCTGGCAGGACGACGGGGA